A stretch of the Medicago truncatula cultivar Jemalong A17 chromosome 5, MtrunA17r5.0-ANR, whole genome shotgun sequence genome encodes the following:
- the LOC11441010 gene encoding 60S ribosomal export protein NMD3 translates to MEEGWVGVLNVRQQHVCQLRTLFHLEQISVWTNLTMLSHIMRIKNKIDDDEGLSFCFNSLSDATDVVNLIVDILPSKVRLNMNMIPPEERCIFSVEIVPICCGDLIILPSHIAASFGPNIGPIVICTRVAKIFTLLDPFTLTHCFLKAGQYWDAPFTPSFSRPQLVEYVVLGINLKEELEELVEENKEKKKLIIELYAADAVAAAAAVVAAEAAAAKKYRLADAMVARVKDIGNNNHTTFQIKTHLGRILKPGDHALGYDLSSGGVDTNLPAAILITKISYAEEENGRVVAVQDKWESDYQLFLKDLQQDTKLLFDRRAIYRNRTNCHPFDTTIKSPFRRPFYPLEDLLDG, encoded by the coding sequence ATGGAGGAAGGGTGGGTTGGTGTTTTGAATGTTCGTCAACAACATGTTTGTCAACTACGTACTTTGTTTCATTTGGAGCAGATCAGCGTTTGGACCAATCTTACTATGCTTAGTCATATTATGagaatcaaaaacaaaatcgaTGACGATGAAGGTTTGTCTTTCTGTTTCAATAGCTTATCTGATGCTACGGATGTTGTCAATCTTATAGTGGACATACTTCCTTCCAAGGTTCGgttgaatatgaatatgattcCTCCTGAAGAAAGATGCATTTTTTCTGTTGAAATCGTCCCAATTTGTTGCGGGGATTTGATTATTCTGCCTAGTCATATTGCTGCTTCTTTCGGTCCAAATATTGGTCCTATTGTCATTTGTACTAGGGTTGCCAAAATATTTACTTTGCTTGATCCATTTACCTTGACCCACTGTTTCTTAAAGGCTGGTCAATACTGGGATGCACCCTTCACGCCTTCATTCTCTAGGCCTCAGTTAGTGGAATATGTTGTTCTCGGTATTAACCTCAAGGAGGAATTAGAGGAGTTGGTGGAGGAGaataaagagaagaagaagctgattattgagttgtatgctgctgatgctgttgctgctgctgctgctgttgttgctgCTGAAGCTGCTGCTGCCAAAAAATATCGTTTAGCTGATGCCATGGTTGCTCGTGTGAAAGATATTGGAAATAATAATCACACAACTTTTCAAATCAAGACTCATCTTGGTCGTATTTTAAAACCCGGTGACCATGCTCTTGGTTATGACCTGTCTTCTGGAGGAGTAGATACAAACCTTCCTGCTGCCATTTTGATCACCAAAATTAGTTATGCCGAAGAGGAGAATGGTAGAGTTGTTGCTGTTCAGGATAAGTGGGAATCTGATTATCAACTCTTCTTAAAAGATCTACAACAAGACACTAAACTCCTCTTCGACCGAAGAGCAATCTACCGAAATCGAACCAACTGCCATCCATTTGACACAACCATCAAATCCCCCTTTAGAAGACCTTTTTATCCATTGGAGGATTTGCTTGATGGATGA
- the LOC11435747 gene encoding kinesin-like protein KIN-UA → MSTFSQGGASSNRNGNTNSNTRTSFKPPSSNVKSKPTQRRNTTTGAAKDRHASVPGRVRVAVRLRPRNAEESVADADFADCVELQPELKRLKLRKNNWDGETYEFDEVLTEFASQKRVYEVVARPVVESVLDGYNGTIMAYGQTGTGKTYTLGRLGEEDTAARGIMVRAMEDIFADVSLETDSVSVSYLQLYMETIQDLLDPANDNIAIVEDPKTGDVSLPGATLVEIRDQQSFVELLRLGEAHRFAANTKLNTESSRSHAILMVHVKRSIKGRDASHSSENGNHPHMVKSLKAPIVRKAKLVVVDLAGSERIDKSGSEGHMLEEAKSINLSLSALGKCINSLAENSAHVPFRDSKLTRLLRDSFGGTARTSLVITIGPSPRHRGETASTIMFGQRAMKVENMIKLKEEFDYKSLSRRLDIELDKLIMEHERQQKAFEDEIERLATEAQHQISEAERNYVDSLEKERSKYQKEYMESVKKLEEKFLMNQRKNEEPNMKSSMEIPKVSAEEMADLKKMLQKETLLRKAAEGETNNLKIHVAELKQSETSAKSEISKLHKMLEDEAHQKEKLEGEIAILQSQLLHLSLEADETSRQLDEGRFEKEVGGRDSLTSQVKHQLQASGNGEKPSIGKLFEQVGLQKILSLLEAEDADVRIHAVKVVANLAAEETNQGRIVEAGGLTSLLTLLKTTQDETILRVAAGAIANLAMNETNQELIMAQGGISLLSMTAANAEDPQTLRMVAGAIANLCGNDKLQTELRGEGGIKALLGMVRCRHPDVHAQVARGIANYAKCESRASSQGLKSGRSFLIEDGALPWIVQNANNEASSIRRHIELALCHLAQHEANARDMIKGGALWELVRISRDCSREDIKTLAHRTLASIPAFQAEMRRMRVSR, encoded by the exons atgtcaACCTTCTCTCAAGGTGGTGCAAGTAGTAACAGAAACGGTAACACTAACAGTAACACCAGAACTTCTTTCAAACCACCATCGTCAAATGTCAAGTCCAAACCAACTCAACGCCGCAACACCACCACCGGCGCCGCCAAGGACCGTCATGCTTCTG TTCCTGGAAGAGTTAGAGTAGCTGTTAGGCTGCGGCCACGTAATGCGGAGGAATCAGTAGCGGATGCTGATTTTGCTGACTGTGTTGAATTACAGCCTGAG CTGAAAAGGTTGAAACTTAGGAAGAACAATTGGGATGGAGAGACTTATGAATTTGATGAGGTGCTTACTGAATTCGCGTCGCAAAAACGTGTTTATGAAGTTGTGGCTAGGCCTGTTGTGGAG AGTGTATTGGATGGCTACAATGGGACAATTATGGCCTATGGGCAGACTGGTACTGGTAAAACGTATACTCTTGGAAGACTTGGGGAGGAAGACACAGCTGCGCGTGGAATAATGGTGCGAGCCATGGAAGATATTTTTGCAGATGTTTCCTTGGAAACTGATTCAGTCTCAGTCTCATATTTGCAG CTTTATATGGAGACTATACAGGATCTTCTTGATCCTGCCAATGATAACATAGCCATTGTAGAAGATCCCAAAACTGGTGATGTTTCATTACCTGGAGCTACTCTAGTCGAGATTAGGGACCAACAGAGTTTTGTTGAACTACTAAGATTAGGAGAGGCTCACCGCTTTGCTGCAAATACGAAACTGAATACCGAATCTTCTAGAAGTCATGCTATTCTAATG GTGCATGTAAAACGATCCATCAAAGGAAGAGATGCTTCTCATTCAAGTGAAAATGGAAATCATCCACACATGGTCAAATCGTTAAAGGCGCCTATTGTTCGGAAAGCCAAGTTGGTTGTTGTAGATCTTGCTGGCTCAGAACGAATTGACAAATCAG GAAGTGAAGGACATATGTTAGAAGAAGCCAAATCCATCAATCTTTCTTTGAGTGCACTGGGGAAATGTATTAATTCACTTGCAGAGAATAGTGCGCATGTGCCATTTCGTGACTCAAAGCTTACTAGATTGTTACGTGATTCATTTGGAG GTACAGCAAGAACTTCACTTGTCATTACTATTGGGCCATCACCACGGCATAGGGGCGAGACTGCCAGTACTATAATGTTTGGACAGAGG GCTATGAAGGTGGAAAACATGATAAAACTGAAGGAGGAATTTGATTACAAAAGCTTATCAAGAAGGCTAGACATAGAATTAGATAAACTCATAATGGAACATGAAAGACAGCAGAAGGCATTTGAGGATGAGATTGAAAGGTTAGCTACTGAAGCACAGCATCAGATATCTGAGGCTGAAAGAAACTATGTAGATTCATTGGAG AAGGAAAGATCAAAGTATCAGAAAGAATATATGGAGTCAGTTAAGAAGCTTGAAGAGAAGTTTTTGATGAATCAACGAAAGAATGAGGAGCCTAATATGAAATCAAGCATGGAG ATTCCCAAGGTATCTGCTGAGGAAATGgctgatttgaagaaaatgctTCAAAAAGAGACTCTTTTAAGAAAAGCTGCTGAAGGGGAAACAAATAATTTGAAGATTCATGTCGCTGAACTAAAACAGTCAGAG ACATCAGCAAAGTCAGAGATATCAAAACTTCATAAGATGTTGGAAGATGAGGCTCATCAGAAAGAGAAACTTGAAGGCGAAATAGCAATATTACAAAGTCAATTGTTGCATTTAAGTCTTGAAGCTGATGAG ACAAGTCGACAACTAGACGAGGGCAGATTTGAAAAAGAAGTGGGTGGTCGGGATTCTCTCACTTCCCAAGTTAAGCATCAGCTGCAAGCTTCAGGAAATGGGGAGAAGCCTTCAATAGGCAAGCTCTTTGAGCAAG TGGGATTGCAGAAGATTTTGTCATTGCTTGAAGCAGAAGATGCTGATGTGCGAATCCATGCTGTGAAAGTTGTAGCAAATCTAGCTGCGGAAG AAACAAATCAGGGGAGGATTGTAGAAGCGGGGGGGCTTACATCGTTGCTTACGCTGCTTAAGACCACACAAGATGAGACCATACTTAGAGTTGCAGCAGGTGCTATTGCAAATTTGGCAATGAATG AAACCAACCAAGAACTCATTATGGCCCAAGGGGGCATTAGTTTGCTGTCGATGACTGCAGCCAATGCTGAAGATCCACAAACTCTTCGCATGGTTGCTGGGGCCATTGCTAATCTCTGTGGAAATG ATAAGCTACAAACAGAATTAAGGGGTGAAGGTGGTATCAAGGCACTGCTGGGAATGGTGAGATGCAGACATCCTGATGTGCATGCGCAGGTTGCTCGAGGAATAGCAAATTATGCGAAGTGTGAGTCAAGAGCATCTAGTCAAG GGTTAAAGAGTGGAAGATCTTTCCTTATCGAGGATGGGGCTCTTCCATGGATTGTTCAAAATGCAAATAATGAAGCATCGTCAATTAGGCGCCATATTGAGCTTGCCCTCTGTCATTTAGCACAACACG AAGCAAATGCAAGAGATATGATTAAAGGGGGTGCATTATGGGAGCTAGTTCGTATCTCACGAGATTGTTCCAGAGAAGACATAAAGACTCTTGCACATCGAACGCTAGCCTCCATCCCCGCTTTCCAAGCCGAAATGAGGCGTATGCGGGTGAGTCGTTGA
- the LOC112421932 gene encoding uncharacterized protein codes for MCLNNEQLSLTRLCCNIYILAETISSNSLNTSVVPPSDRFTRWNNNNHRYTILNVDGSCNGDPLRTGFGGVFRDHTGGFMSAFSGFIGHSQDILYAELSALHEGLVLAVNRNYDELACYSDSLLTVNLIKEDLNHYHVYAVLIQNIKDILSSRSFTLQHSLIEGNKCADFLAKIGASKNEELEIHSSPPEGLLPLLQEDAVGTLFLRR; via the coding sequence ATGTGTCTCAATAATGAACAACTATCTCTAACCCGACTGTGCTGCAATATTTATATCTTGGCGGAAACCATCAGTTCCAACTCCCTAAATACCTCAGTTGTCCCTCCATCTGATAGATTCACGCGATGGAATAACAATAACCATCGCTACACAATCTTGAACGTCGACGGAAGCTGCAACGGTGACCCCCTGCGCACAGGTTTCGGTGGAGTCTTCCGCGATCACACAGGTGGATTCATGTCTGCATTTTCAGGGTTTATAGGCCACTCTCAGGACATCCTGTATGCAGAACTTTCAGCACTCCATGAAGGACTAGTTTTAGCAGTCAACCGAAACTATGATGAATTGGCCTGCTACTCGGATTCCCTTCTCACAGTTAATCTCATTAAGGAAGATTTAAATCATTACCATGTCTATGCtgtgcttattcaaaacatcaaaGATATCCTCAGCTCAAGAAGTTTCACCCTGCAGCATTCTCTCATAGAAGGTAACAAGTGTGCAGATTTCTTAGCAAAGATTGGAGCCtcaaaaaatgaagaattggAGATTCACTCTTCCCCTCCGGAGGGCCTCCTCCCTCTGCTGCAGGAGGATGCAGTAGGAACGCTTTTCTTAAGGCGTTAG
- the LOC11442660 gene encoding AT-hook motif nuclear-localized protein 26 produces the protein MDQITSHGHSLPPPFHTARDLHLHHQHQQQQQQQQHHQFHTLQQQQQTTDQDEQSGSSSGGGLNLTNREENSNNKFSTDFSPKLESGGGGSGGDTDSMTRRPRGRPAGSKNKPKPPIIITRDSANALKTHVMEVADGCDVVESVNNFARRRQRGVCIMSGTGTVTNVTLRQPASPGAVVTLHGRFEILSLAGSFLPPPAPPAASGLTIYLAGGQGQVVGGSVVGALIASGPVVIMSASFSNAAYERLPLEDDDGSSIQQLQGGGGGGSPSGGGGGVQQQQQQLLGDSTAPLFQAMHPPNSNPNLNPNLLGQMPSDNFWPTGRSPY, from the coding sequence ATGGATCAAATAACATCACATGGACAttcacttcctccacctttcCACACAGCAAGAGATCTTCATCTTCACCATCAACAccaacagcagcaacaacaacaacaacaccatcaATTCCACACTTTacagcagcagcaacaaacCACAGATCAAGATGAACAAAGCGGAAGTAGCAGCGGCGGTGGACTCAACCTCACAAACCGAGAAGAAAACAGCAACAACAAGTTCAGCACAGATTTTAGCCCCAAGTTAGAATCCGGAGGAGGTGGTTCCGGTGGCGACACCGATTCAATGACAAGAAGACCAAGAGGAAGACCAGCTGGAtccaaaaacaaaccaaaaccaCCGATTATCATCACACGTGACAGCGCAAACGCCTTGAAAACTCACGTGATGGAAGTTGCAGACGGTTGTGACGTTGTTGAAAGTGTCAACAACTTCGCTAGACGCCGTCAAAGAGGCGTTTGCATCATGAGTGGGACAGGGACGGTTACAAACGTGACACTAAGGCAACCGGCTTCTCCTGGAGCTGTTGTTACACTTCATGGAAGGTTCGAGATTCTTTCGCTGGCTGGATCGTTTCTTCCACCACCTGCTCCGCCCGCTGCTTCTGGTTTGACCATATATTTAGCGGGCGGACAAGGGCAGGTTGTTGGTGGAAGTGTTGTTGGTGCTTTGATTGCTTCTGGACCTGTTGTTATTATGTCTGCTTCTTTTAGTAACGCTGCTTATGAGAGACTTCCTTTGGAAGATGATGATGGTTCTTCTATTCAACAACTtcaaggtggtggtggtggtggttctcCAAGTGGTGGTGGCGGTGGTgttcagcaacaacaacaacagctttTAGGAGATTCAACTGCTCCACTTTTTCAAGCTATGCATCCTCCTAATTCTAATCCTAATCTTAATCCTAATCTTCTCGGTCAGATGCCTTCTGATAATTTCTGGCCAACCGGGCGTTCTCCGTATTGA